The genome window TACTTAATAGCTCTAGGTCTTCTACATGATCCATTAAAAACTCGTATGTATCTGCTGGTATGCAATAAAAAGCAGGCTCGTTTCTATTTAGCACTGCAATTGGTTCACCGTTAGCGCTTAAAGCAACTTTCATAGGGTTTGCTTTCAATTCACTAATACTAGCGGCTGTTTCAGTTAAAATTCTAGTAGTCATACTAACCTCGGTGCTTTTAATGGGTCGTTTATTTGGTCTTATTGTAGCTCTCAAAACATAACAAGGCAATTAAACGAACAAAA of Thalassotalea insulae contains these proteins:
- a CDS encoding type II toxin-antitoxin system Phd/YefM family antitoxin: MTTRILTETAASISELKANPMKVALSANGEPIAVLNRNEPAFYCIPADTYEFLMDHVEDLELLSIAESRKNEESIKVNLDEL